The region AATTTTTTTCATATTATCTCACCTAATCCCTTAAGCTTTTTCCGGTTAAATGGAGAAAAACGTCCTCTAAGTTAGGCTTTCTAATAACAATATTCGATATATCAAATTTCTTTATTTTTGCTTCCTCAAATATTCTTACAAGAGTATTCTCTACATCTTTTGTTTCTATGGTATAAAAATTTTCTTTTATGGTGACTTGAAAATTTGAATCTTTGAAAAGTTCTTCTTTTATCTCATCAAAGTTCCCATTAGAGTTAATTTCAAAGGTGATTATGGAGTCCATTTTCAACGAATGTATTAGCTCTTTAAGTGTTCCATGGGCTATTACCCGACCTTGATCAAAAATATAGATTCTATCAGCCAAAAATTCAGCTTCTTCCATATAATGGGTAGTTAGTATTATGGTCTTGCCTAAATTTCTTAAGTCCGATATTTTTTCCCATGTACTTCTTCTCGCTTGGGGATCTAACCCTGTAGTTGGCTCATCAAGAAACAACAACACAGGATCATTAATTACTGCTGTTGCTAACGCTAATCTTTGTAATTGTCCGCCTGAAAGTTTCGATACCTTACTATTCTTTTTTTCTTCAAGATTAAAATCGTTCATAATCATGTTTACATCAAGACTGTTCTTGTATAATCCTGAGAATGCCTTAAGGGTTTCCAAAACCTTTAAATTTGGGAAAAAATTAGTATCTTGTAATTGAATGCCTATTCTTTCTTTAATATTAGAATCTACGTTTTCTATCTTTTTCCCAAAATAGTAAATTTCTCCCGAGTCTTTTTTTCTCAATCCTTCGATTATTTCAAGTGTTGTTGTTTTTCCAGCACCGTTTGGCCCTAAAATAGCAACGATCTCACCTTTTTTTACATCAAAAGAAACCCCGTCAACTGCCCTTACACTCTTATAATACTTCTTCAAATTCTTCACTTCAATAATACTCTCCATCACAAACATCCCCCCTGTAAGGTTTATAACCTAAGCCTCTTCTAAAACGTTTCTAAGCCATTTTTTACTTCTATATCTGAAAAAAAGAATTATTGATTTTATGATCTCTTCCATCATTGTTAAAAAGTAGACTGTGGGAAAACTTAAATCTAATAACAATCCTCCAACCGCAGCTAGAGGGACACCTATAAACCACAAAGTAGACGCTTCAACCAAAAAAGAGAATCTTGTGTCTCCCCCAGCCCTTAAAAATCCGACAACGTTCATACCGTTGAAGATTTTTACCGGTAGGAAACCCATTGAAATAACTATTGTGACTTTTACCATATTTTTAACTTCTTCTGAAACATCGAATATATCAACTACTAAAAATGTAGTTACTATCCCTACAATAGCTGCTATTACACTTATTAACTCCGCCAATTTTAACGCTTTTTTTGAAGTTTCAAACGCTTCTTCAAAGTTAGATACTCCCAATATATTTCCAATAATTACAGATGCAGCGTTAGCTATAGAAAAAGTAACTGAAACTGCAAACCCCTCAATAGTTGACATGACTCTTTGAGCAGCTATTACACTTGTTCCCATATGAGCATAAACAACGGTATACATAGTAAATCCTAATGACCATGCGAATTCATTTGCCAAAGTAGGTAAAGCGTAATGAAAGAAGTTTTTCATAAATTTTGAATTCAATTCTGCAACATGTTTAAAATATGCTCTCCCTGGGAGCTTTCCAACGTAAACTATAAAAACTGTTGCAGTACATCCTATTGCCCTAGCAATCAAAGTCCCTATTGCAGCACCTTTTATACCTAAAACAGGAAAACCCAACTTACCAAAGATTAGCAAATAATTTAGCAAGATGTTTGTAGATAATTCTATAATAGTTATTATCAAAGGTAAATGAGCTTTTCCTATGCTTCTGAGCATAAAAGAAAAAACCATTGTAATTGCAAATAAGGGGTAACTAAAAGCAATTACCTTTAAATAAGGGACTCCAGCTTTAATAACCTCAATATCTGGGCTAAAAAATCTCAAAACTAATTCTGGAGTAAAATAGCTCAACAAAAAGAATGGAATAGAGAAGAGAAGGGAGGACAAGATAGTTAACGCAACAGAACGAGATAAACCATCCTCATCTTTTTTCCCCCAATACTGTGCAAAGAAAATACCTCCTCCAGAGACTAATCCAAACAATATTAAGTTGTATAAAAAGAAAAACTGATTTGAAAGTCCGACTGAAGCTATGGCAACCTCTCCCAAAAGGCCAATCATTAAGGTATCAACAAAATTAACACTTGTAAAGATAACTTGCTGAAGGGCTATCGGGAAA is a window of Petrotoga olearia DSM 13574 DNA encoding:
- a CDS encoding ABC transporter ATP-binding protein, which codes for MESIIEVKNLKKYYKSVRAVDGVSFDVKKGEIVAILGPNGAGKTTTLEIIEGLRKKDSGEIYYFGKKIENVDSNIKERIGIQLQDTNFFPNLKVLETLKAFSGLYKNSLDVNMIMNDFNLEEKKNSKVSKLSGGQLQRLALATAVINDPVLLFLDEPTTGLDPQARRSTWEKISDLRNLGKTIILTTHYMEEAEFLADRIYIFDQGRVIAHGTLKELIHSLKMDSIITFEINSNGNFDEIKEELFKDSNFQVTIKENFYTIETKDVENTLVRIFEEAKIKKFDISNIVIRKPNLEDVFLHLTGKSLRD
- a CDS encoding MATE family efflux transporter; the protein is MEIYKRIIRIAFPIALQQVIFTSVNFVDTLMIGLLGEVAIASVGLSNQFFFLYNLILFGLVSGGGIFFAQYWGKKDEDGLSRSVALTILSSLLFSIPFFLLSYFTPELVLRFFSPDIEVIKAGVPYLKVIAFSYPLFAITMVFSFMLRSIGKAHLPLIITIIELSTNILLNYLLIFGKLGFPVLGIKGAAIGTLIARAIGCTATVFIVYVGKLPGRAYFKHVAELNSKFMKNFFHYALPTLANEFAWSLGFTMYTVVYAHMGTSVIAAQRVMSTIEGFAVSVTFSIANAASVIIGNILGVSNFEEAFETSKKALKLAELISVIAAIVGIVTTFLVVDIFDVSEEVKNMVKVTIVISMGFLPVKIFNGMNVVGFLRAGGDTRFSFLVEASTLWFIGVPLAAVGGLLLDLSFPTVYFLTMMEEIIKSIILFFRYRSKKWLRNVLEEA